The Phyllostomus discolor isolate MPI-MPIP mPhyDis1 chromosome 9, mPhyDis1.pri.v3, whole genome shotgun sequence nucleotide sequence TCTCCCACTAAAGGTCCCAGCTCCTACTGGTGGGACACTGGCTCAAAACGCCGGTGGGCATGGAGGGCAGCGGCCTGGGTGCAGGGACCAGAGGGGTGTCGTCACATGGATGTGGGGCACCTCGGCACGGAGCCCAGTGAAGAAAGTTGAAGATGCTGTACTTCTCCCAGAAACCCTTGcataccaccccccccccccccccccgaagagTGAGAGTTTCCTACTCAACCTGCCTACCATCTTCGGAGCTAAAGCAACAGGAGTGCCCTGAGAGCATCTGATGTTTAGctcattttcaaatttctctatCTCCAAATTCTctgaaagttgtttttcttttgttctttttatttatttgtttgtttgtttaaatttgtggaaagagagtttttaaaaaaacattttatttatttacttttagacagaggggaagggagggagaaagagagggagcgaaacatcaatgtgtggctgcctctcgcacacctgccactggggacctggcccgcaacccaggcatgtgctctgactgggaatcgaaccagtgaccccttggttcacaggccagcactcagtccaactgagccacatcagtcagggctttTTTGATCtttgaaaaaccaaacaaacaaaaaactatgacCAGTCAAGATGAATGCCTTgcgttttgttcttttctcatttttcaaatgacaAAATTAGCCTGCATGCTTTTCTAGCACTCTGTCAGAATGCCACATTTCTGTCATAGTTTCTCCGGAGACTGGCCTCCCCTCAGGACTTCTACGGAGAGAAGGCCGAGAATTCAGACCCTTTAATCCTTCTGCCTGGCTTCCCACCCGCTCCTGAAGAGGAGTAAAAACTCTCTGAGTAAATCTTCTTTATATGTCAGATAAGAATCTCCAATGAAtcctcattaattaattaattcattcaagaaatacttgttgagccctagctggtgtggctcagtggactgagtgctgacctgtgaaccaaggggtcaccggttggattcccagtcagggcacatgcctgggttgcaggccaggtccccagtgggggccgtgcatgaggcaaccacacattggtgtttctctccttctctttctcctttccttaccctctctctaaaactaaataaataaaataaaaaaaatatttgttgaaggccTCTTGCCGATGTACTCGGTGATCTTCTGTATAGCAGGTAAACAATTACAAAACCCAGcccaccaaccaaccaaccagcccAGACTGAAATGCCTTCCCTCACAGAGCTGACATCTAACAGGGGTAGCAGGGGGCAAGCAGTCAACAATAtaaagaaggaaggcagagaagggtGTAGTGAGGGTGGGACAAGAACTTAAAAACAGAGCattaggagccctggctggcgtagctcagtggattgagtgcaggctatgaaccaaagcatcacaggttcgattcccagtcagggcacatgcctgggttgcaggccatgacccccagcaactgcacattgatgtgtgtgtgtgtgtgtgtgtgtgtgcgccccgtgtgtccctctctctctctccctccgttccctctctaaaaataaataaataaaatctttaaaaaaacaaacaaacagagtgCTAGGCAGGGCCCCACCAAGGCAGGGTTTGAGCAGATGGAGGTTAAAAGTGAACCTCCGTCGATCCTTCCGTCTCTCAGTGGGTCCAAGGTTAGGCTGAGAAGTTCAAGTGCAAATCCTGCGATGTGTCCTCTTATGCAGCGGGGCTTTTGTGCTCATCCCTGAGTCATCCTTTGCAGACCCCACAGAGATGGAGAGTTCTCTAAGGAACCCCCTCTGTAAATGAACTTAACTCATTTACTTTCTGTCCTGGGTACAGCTGCTGTGCAGGCAGAACATGGCATCCGCAGGGAGCTCGTCCTCTGGTCCAGGGGCACAGGCTCCCGAGCCCACGGAGCCTGTGGCCAGGCCAGTCCTTTGATCGGTGGTCGCACCTGGACCCCTGAGGAGTGTCCTACAGACAGTGGAGGAAGGCGGGGAGTGCTTTGtctgcctgggagaaaggggagagaggagacaggccTGAGGAGACAGGCCCAAGGAGCCCCAGCAGCACAAAGGCAGTGTGATTggaaaggagaggacagagagCAGCCGGGGTCTTTGTTCAGAGAATGAACTCTGTTCTGAGCAGAGGTTAGGAGCAGGGGATCGTAGCCAGAGAACCTGAAGTTTGAAACCTATTTctgccctttcctttctttgctggGCGTGCTTGAGCCTACATTCTCTTGTCTGTAAAGTACGTATAATGATATTGCCTTCCCAGGCTAAGGTGAAGATTATGTGAGATGATGCATACAAAAGACTTTGTACAGTAGCTGACattcaagtgctcagtaaatattgttaCTACTTTTCCTAGGCAGGTACGACGAGGGGAGAGCTGAGAGGGGGAGTCTCAGCCAGCTACTGGGGGAAACATGAAATGGTTCGGCATCTGGGCGCCCAGGGGCCTCTCCCGGAAGGGCTCCCGCCGTCTCTGCGGCTGGGACTGTAGGCGCCAGTGGCTGCAAATCCCTTCCTCGCTTTGCTAGGGCAGAAGGACCCTTGGGTTCAGAGGGCAAGTCATGGCACTGGCCTGAGCCCTAAGGGTTTCCCGCGGCCCGAGTCTTATAAATGACCGGGACAAGTTTCAGGAACAGATACAATGCCAGTCACGTGGCGGGGCCATGCCCATGTGTACCTGCTCCCCCACAACCGTCCCCTGTCCCATAGTTCAGATAGGTAGCTGTGCTGGCCCTCCAGAGGGACAGCGGAGGAGTCCCAGGCCCCATGTGGTGCCTTCTcagtctctccctgcctctggcttGGCTGCCTGGACCCTGGCCCCGACGGATCTGAAGTCGGAGAACAGACATGGCAGCTGCGTGCTGTCTGAGGCTGGGCCGGGCTCTCCTTCTGAGCTCGGCCCCAGCCCGCCCTGTCCCCGGGTAACCGACTCGGGAACAAATTAGTTGCCTTCAGTTGCTTTACTTGGCCTGTGACAGGCAACCCCGGGTTTGTGCTGCTGGAGACCCCCCCTCAGAGTCACCTGGGCCCTCACCCCATccgtccccttccccccacattaCAGAGCCACGCCGCAGGCTGTCAGACAGACAGACTCCAACTCCCCCCAGAACGTTTCAGCTGCAGGTGCTGCATGGAGAAGACCAGTGACAACTGGGAGAGTCCTTTCCTCTGAACGCTTTAGGAAAAGCATCCAAATAGACTCTTCTGTTTTAACGGGCGAATTTTAATCAGGCCTGAAATTATGGGATGTCCTCTTCAGTCCAGGTTGTGCAAAGGGCATTTGAAAGTAATCAATAAGCCAGAGTTTGGAGCCAGGGGGAAAAATCAATTGAATTAACCTTACCTTTACTGGTTATTTTGGCTGAATTTGTGAGTATTGGGAAATCCGGTCAAAAAGATCAACCCTCAGCATTCTGTTAAAGCTCTGATGTCCCAGGGGACCGAGGAGAGAGGGGCTCTGGGACAGCCCGTGGCAATCTCCAGCTCTTTACAACTGACGCAGATGGGAGTCATTTGGGGGCAGGGAACGCATGGTTCAGCGGAGCACAAAGCTTAGCATCAAGAACGTTTAACAGGACACGATTGAAACAATACAgtcaaacaacaacagaaaaaagaagacatgaaaaAACATTAGCGTTACAGtcgcatttcttttcttttcttttttttttttttaaaaagaaagcatcaaatttaatttaaatttaaaaatgtcagaaattgtctgaaaaaaatcaatggagcAAATCAACTCCCAAAAAAGAGGGGCTGCATCTTGGTGATCACATTTGTTGGAAgggttagagaaaaataaaaatgccgtTTAGCTTAAGAATGTGTAGGTTATGTGCAAACCAACTCATTTTAGGAGCAGAAGAATCCTTGGTCATTTCTCAATATCAAAATTTACGCAGGTTTCTCTTTTGAATATCTTCTACATTTAAAGATGCAATCATACAAAGTATCCTAATTTCCACGTAGCATAAATTCTTTGTTTCAGCCAACTCTCAGTGGAGGCGCAACCAGCACAACACCATCTCCGCGGACAAAGAGCATCGGGATATTCTGTTTTGTTGGTTTATATATCTCTTCATATGTTTCTTCATCAATTTCTATAGTAGTCACAGTTTCTTCCACATCTCCCAATATCATATTTAAATGTTGATCATAAGCATGTAATCTACCTCgaaattctctgtcatttctcattttcacataAATTCGCTCATCCAGGCTGAGCCTGATAAGATCCAGGGGCTCTTCTACGGTGTTGGTAGTTTGTTGCTGGTCCACGTCGTCCGCCATGTTTCAAACCCTGCACCCTTTCCCCTCGCATTTCTTCTGTTCACAAATTATTCACATAGGTCAAGATGGAGGAACCAACGATGAAACTCAGGAAAGGAGGTAAACATGGTGTTTGCAGAAGGAGAGCAGCACATGACAACCTGATTCACTTCACTCCCGATGATGCAATGTGGATGAGACGTCGGTTCTCAGTGAGCAGGGAGGCGACAGTCGGTATCGACAGTCAGTCGATACCCAGTATTGACTGTGCCTTGCACAGcagccccctctccagccccatttTCACAAGCATTGATGGTCTACTTTGGGGGGTAATCTGACAATATCTATCAAAACTGGGAGTTCATCCCTCTTAGTGCAATTAACTCCGTCACTTGGAATTTTCTGTATAGATATACTCACATAAAGTATAGTAAGATGTGCGTGTAAAactattcattgcagcattgtttgtagcagcaaaaaactaaaacaagCTAAATATCTGTACAGTAGATTGGTTAAAAAAGAACACAgccatacaatgttatattatgcagacatttaaacagaaaaaaaaacaaaagaccagGAATTGGGGTAAGAAAGATGATTGATCTCATGTCTCCTAAGTCCAAAATACAGAGGAATACGTTTGGTGTGAATAAAAAGGATATGAATAAATGCTTATGTGCATTTGTGTAGGTATTTATTTGGTGGTGATagcatacttttctttttcttccttgaagGCTACAAAGAGCATAATGGATGGTGGTCCCTTGGGGGGCAACTGGTGGTAGAGAGGACAGCGTGGCGGCTCCGTGTTCAGGGTTTTCCCCGGCTGTCGTGTCCTTGCTTGGAGGCGGGATCAGAAGCAGAGCCCCAAGGCCGCTGAACCTGGCAGCGGAGGCAGGAAGACACAATCTCTCCTTTAAAGGCTAAGAAGAGGTGCAGCGGGACATCAAAGGACAGACGAAGCCAGGCTGGCTTGATGTTGAAGGTCACGGTGAAGCTGCAAGGCCAACAGAAGTGACCTCCAGTTGACAGCAGAGGGCTTTGACACTCGGCAGTCTGGTGGCTAGGGAGGGTCGGAGTTCGGGAGGCTTTAACGTGGTGCTAGGAGGGCGGCAGACAGACAGCTCAAGTGCTGGCAGCTCTGGTGTCGGGGGTGCTGGGTGGCTGTGACGAGGGCCCTGGCCTGCCAGTGGAGTCATGGTTCCCTGGTTCCCTCCAGGAATCCAGGTGTGGCCTGAGCTCTGCAGGAGGGATCGGAATTAGGAGGGCAAAGGGACGGGGCTGCAAACACACTAGGGAGAGGGAGCAGCATGTGTGAAGGTCGGAGACAGGGAATGGAAGGCGAGCCCCTGTGGTTGGAGCAGACACAGAACGGGGGAAGGTGCACGAGGAGCCACAAGGTGGGCAGGGTGCCCTCCTGCAGGACTTCGGGCTTCCTCTTTATCCCACACGGGAAGATGGGAACACGGTCGCGGGAGCTCCGGACCCCGTGAGACGCCGTCTGCAGCCGCCATTCCCGTCTGTGCTCTGGgcctcctgctgctcccaggaATTGGGGGACACGTCATGTCAATTAGTTCCACGCATCAGCATTAGACTTTGACACTGGCCAGTCTTTTCTGGGGAAGTTCACTGACTTTCTAGATATCGACTACATTGTCATCACCTGCTTTTTGGCCTCATTCTTACTTCCCATTAATGTTTAGGGATAGGACCATCTCTTGGAAAAGCTGTGAATTAGGAGAAGTTGAGGCCCAAGGCCTTTTCAAGGTTTTCTTCTGCCTTAAGAACCTCATCCCCTGTACGCGTCATATGGGGAAGGGGTGCCCTGGACAGGCTATAAATCCGGGGGACCCACGCAGGCACGAAGCCTTGGAGTATATGTGGGTACTGCTGTGATTGatgaaatagaaatttatttaaaaaaagaaatttatttcaatgttctGAATTTAATATAAGTTTTGGTCATTATgcattttcttaataaatgttagaaatTTAAACTGTTACTGTGTATGGGGGTAttaatggatttttgttttttacaaaggGGTCATTATACCTGAGAACTACTAGTCTAGGGCAGGGTATCTGGCATAGGAGGCTGATGTgtcattaattcaataaatagttattgcATGCCTACTACGTGCAAGGCACCATTCCAAGGCCTGGAGATACTCATGAATAAATAGACGCAGCTTCTGCCCTCGAAAAGGTACGGCCTGGTGGGAGGTAGTTCCCAGTAAACAGGCAGCTGGTGGCTGGAACACTGGAGAAGAGCGGATTTTAGGTGCAGATAAGCGGTTTTAGGGTCAGAGTGTCACTCCTTCCTCAGGGTCACACATGTTGAAAGCGGCGTCTGCGGAGGGGTGCATACAAACACAGAGAAGTGAATTTCTGTCGGTGGGGTTTCAGGAAATGTTTGGGCAGATGGCAGACAACCGTTTAAACAGGTCGACTGGAAGACAAATGATAACCTTTGCTAAAGTTATGAAATACTATTCACAGTGTGCACATTAAAAACCAACATCATCAATAGGTTAACCGCTTTTAAAGTCTGATACCGATTTACAGGCTGTGTTTGTGTGAAGGACTCTGTTTTCATATAGTTAAAAAATGCATGTCTGATCATTATTGTATCCTTAATACTATTAGAGTGTCAGAATAGTACTTACTGAGTCTGGAAAGATGCTATGATTTGctggctattttaaaaaatgcttaatttttttagagagaagggaaggaagggagaaagagaaggggagaaacattgatccataaaccagttgcctcttgtatgccccaaCTGgcgaccttgcctgcaacccaggcatgtgccaggtgttgaaccagtgacctttcagtttgcaggatgacgtccaacccacggagccaccccagtcagggctgatgTGCTGGCTATTAGCACCTGTTGTTGGAATTTGGGCCTGACACACAGCAGAGAAAGTACAATGATACTATTTCCAGTAATAGACATAGAAtccaaaatataacaaaatgaaaaagaatttggGACCCAGCTGGCCGGCCAGAGATGGCACCTGGGGATGAGCCATCACCCAGAGATGGTGGAGAAACACGCGGCGTGGGGACGGTTAGCTGTTATTAGTGCAAGGGGTTATTGGCCAAAgtgctggaaagggagggagacatggAGAAAAGGCCAGAACAGTGGGCACGCAAGGGTCATGTCCTCACTTTCTTAGACTCcccatagtttttaaaaaacattgagaTCAGTCTGAAGAGCATGCTCCCTGATCAATCTGGCTTCAGCTGTAcctggttgttaatgattgtcaCTTTGGAAGGTACTCGCAACACCCCTGTTGGGGACTCCGTTGCCAAGGCATGTGCTCTGGAGGGAGGGGGATCGGGGCACCACCGAGCTGGGTGTGTTTGGGAAACGAGAAAAGCTCCCAGACCTCCCACAGCCCTCCTGGGCCTGTATTCACCCACTGGGTTGGTGTCGCAGCAAACTTGAAGGTGAAGGTCAGTGTTTCAACCACTCATCATAGGGCGGAAAGATTGATTTCCATGAAATTCGTGCAACCTTCTAATGGGGCACCCCAGATCAGGGAGATCGGCTCTGGAAGAGGGAGTCCTCCCATGCGCCTGGCCTCGGTTTTCTCACGGGGAAAACTAAGACTGGTGGACACATCCCCCTTGAGGCTCTGACTCGGATGGGGCTTTCTGACTCAGCTGCTCCTCAGCAAGGGTATTTAGTTTCCCGCCCTCTGCCCCAcggcttccttctcttcccttctcctgccACGAACGTCAGTCATGTGGGTGGCTGTGCGTCCCAGCCCCGGGGGTCGGGAGGGTTTACCGCAGAGAAGACTGCGGTGCACCAGGGTCAGGGAAGACAGAGCGTATTATCTCCTCCTGTCCCCCAGGAGAGGCCAACAGCATAATGCAGGGAAGGGCAAGGCGGCCTTTCCGGCCCCTGACACCTCACACAGGTATCTGTACCCCTGCAGGTGTGGTGAACTTTGGTAGAACATTTCCTGGCACTGTCCAAGGGTGACAGCTAGCCTCATCCCCCGAAAGCTAAAGAGGGCTTATCTTCTGCTGATCGGAGACTGTTACTGGAGGCTTGCATTAGTCAAACCACCTTTGCTGGGGCCCATGAGGGGAAGGTGGGCGAAGATGGGGGCCCCCTCTCTCAGAGGCACGGTCTGGTCGGAGAAACCAGATCCCTCCCGGCAGAGCGGGAACCAATGATACTGCCCCACGTGCGCTGTGTGCCGGGCAACCAAGAGGCCACCTCGGCAGGGGGATCAGCACACCTGGGCCTCTGAGCGTTTGGCATTGGCCACAAGCTTGAACTGGACTTCCCCTTGAAGAGATGCAGAGATATCTCAGCACCAACCTCAAGCCCTTATTGTGGGCTATGGGGTGTAGCTGTTGGCTCTTCCCTGGCAGGACCGAGAGGTGGGTGGCGCTGGCCCCCAAGGCTCAAATCCCTTGTGGCAGTCAGACTTCCCTTGGGCGATCACCTGCCCCCACGGGACAACACGCAGGGCCTAACGACCCTGTGCTGGTGACCACCTTTTCTCTTGCCCTGTTGAAATTCAGTAGATTGACATAGTGTTGGCGAGAGTCCGGAACAAGCCCTCCCATCTTTGGGTCAGAGTGCAGATCAGAACCAGTGACAGGCAGTTTGGCACTGTCTATCTGAATTACAGGCACCCCATCTTTCAACACGCAGTTCCATTTTCAGGAGTTTGTCCCACCGAGGTGTGCAAAATCACAGTGTTGCTTACATAGCAAAAGATTAGAAGCACGCTGAATATCTGTTGGAAAGACCGTGGTCAGATAATGAGGTATATttatagagagaaacatctgaaACTGTTAAAATACTGTGGAACATTTTTTTTAGCACACCAGTGAGACAACCTCCAAGATTCCTTCTTTCAGAATGCTGGGAACACCCTCCAGGTTTTACTAAGTGGACCTGGCTGCATGCAGAACCTATTTCCATTTCAATAAAAGTGGGAAGGAAAAGGACATAAGTGCATTATGTCCTTACCTGTCCAGAAGGACAGCTGGGACACCACCCACAGTGATCACCGTGAGGTTCCTAGGTggctgccctgggctctgggtggCACAGATCTCCGAGCTCACACCTCGTGCCCAGGGACCCCTGATAAGGTTCCGACACCTCTGCCGAGAGCATGGCTCGTTAATCCAGGCGATGGGCTAATGGATCACGGTCGCAGCGAGTCTGGCCAGGCTTCTTACACTCACCCACCGGAGCTGGGGTTACATTAACACGTTATATTAACATTGCACCGTCTAGGAGAAGGGGTTGCACAATCCTTGTTCTAAGGGTAGATTTAGGCAATGCTTGTGAAGGGGAAGCCCACCCCGTGGCATCAGCAAAGTCAGCTGGGATAGTACTTTTATTTTGCCCTTCAGGGCCCCTGCATGGAAGGAAGAATCTCACTTGGATGAGAAAAAGATTGAGCTGGTGCCCTtctgccactgcctggctgcGTGACGTGACTCTGGCACCCTTCTGACGCAAGTGCCCCCATCTTTTAAGTGGGGCTGGGCATAGCGCCTCCGTCAGTGGCTGCGATGTTTAATCACCAAGTGATTTATATGTGAGTGTGAGAGCGAAACCCAAGTTCGGCGTACGATCGTTCCCCCAGTGCCTCCTCTGTTTTTACGGATATTGAATCACCGGTAGCTTCTACTGCAAGCTGCCTCTCATCCTCTTGAGAAGCCAGGGACAGGTGATCAGCAAATTTATGTTCATGAAAGTCTCATGTGGTTTTCCCTTTGCTGGGACCCCTTGCTGCGACCCCTTGCTGCTGATGAGCCTCCAGCAGATGAGAGGActggctcctcctcctgtccccctatcagaggaggggaggaagaggagagatcTCAGGCCCAGGCCACGCTGGCTGGGCAGCCTCAGGGCAGGCTCAGAGCAGGCTCTCCCACCTCTGCTGTCAGAATacatgaaccttttttttttttttaagattttatttttagagagggaaagggggggagagagagagagagagacatcaatgtgcagttgctgggggctgtggcctgcaacccaggcatgtgccctgactgggaatcgaacctgcgatgctttggttcccagcctgcgctcaatccactgagctacgccagccagggcagaatacaTGGGTCTTACTGCTGCTAATAAACCAGCAAATGACCTGCCTTGCTTCTGAGGCCCACTGAGCCCGCCTGAGCATCCCTCGTGCTTACGCGAGTTCAGAAGCTGCAAGTCTGCAGCCTCAGCGCAGAGCCTGCCAGGGAACCTTCAGAAAACCCACCTCCTCGCCCCACGCGACAACGTGACTCTAACAGACGACATGTCGTGCTTGGGTATTTTTAGTCTCTCTTGTAGGCGCGTGAGTCATCAGAATGACAGACTGCATTCAGGGGCAAGCAAGGATCTTTCCAGAACCCCGTTCCTCTGTGAATTTATTCTGCACCTCGGACGCC carries:
- the LOC114506740 gene encoding U6 snRNA-associated Sm-like protein LSm3, with protein sequence MADDVDQQQTTNTVEEPLDLIRLSLDERIYVKMRNDREFRGRLHAYDQHLNMILGDVEETVTTIEIDEETYEEIYKPTKQNIPMLFVRGDGVVLVAPPLRVG